In Candidatus Thermoplasmatota archaeon, the genomic stretch CGGTGATCGCCGCGAGCAGGAACGAGAGCGCGGAGATGGACCCCAGCGTGTACATGGGATACCAGTACCAGATGCTGCGCAGCTTGTACTTCTCCGTGTGGCTGCGCGGCAGCTGCATGTTGATCTGCATGTAGAAGTTGCCGAGGTGGTGCGCGACGTTGCGGATGCGGAACCGCTCGTCGAGCCACGCGTACGTGGCGAGCGCCACCTTCTGCATGGGCGTCACGCGGCGATGGTTGCCGTTGCCGCCGTTCGTCCCCACGGGTCGTTGCGTCGCCATGAGATCACTCCGGGGTGTCCGGCCACTTCGGCTTGACCGCGAGCTCGGGCACGTAGTCGTAGTACACGATGCTGCGCACGTCGTAGATCGACAGGTGGCACGTGCAGAAGAGCATCTCCCACGCGTCCTTCGCCTTCGCCTGCTTCTCGGCCTCGCGCCAGCCGGGCGCGCAGCAGAAGTGCGTGCAGAAGAGCGACACGCCGACGAAGGTCGAGTTGCCGCGCGTGACCATGATCGAGTCCTTGATCGCGTCGTGGCCTTCCTTGATCGCCTTCGCGGGCGACTTGAGGTCGGACTGCGGGAAGTGGATGGTGTCCTTCGGGTAGCGGATGATCGCGCCCGTGAGGAGGGACGTGCCCGACTGGCCTTCACTGCGCCAGAGGAAGGCCGCGCCCTGGTAGTCCTCGGTGAAGTGGCTGATGTTGACCGGCTGGCCGAGCAGGTCGCGGAACCACATGTTCGAGAGGACCTCGGCGTTCTTCAGCTTGTCCTCCGCCGCGAAGTACGTGAGCGTGTTGTCGGACTTGAACGCGGGGTCGAGGCCGGCGGCGCTCTGGTGCTGGCAGTACTTGTACCAGTCGAGCGCGTTGACTGCGTTGCCGTCAGGGTCCTCGAAGCTCGGGAGCCCGCGGAAGACGCCATCGTCTCCGATCGTGATCGGGATGAGCGGCACGCCGCGGGGCGCCGGCCCGCCGATGCGGTGCGCGCCGTAGTAGCGGACGTTGCCCGTGCCCGCGTCGCGCGGGATCAGGGCGGGCTTCGTGAAGGCGGCGGCGGTCCCGGCGAGGACGGCCCCGGCCCCCGCGCCGACGGCGATCTTGACGAACGAGCGGCGGTCCATGCTTCGGGCTCCTTACATGAGGTCTTCGTACTTCTGCTTCCGCTTCTTGACGATCATCACGTCAGGAACGAAGTAGCGGCGGTAGATGGAGAGGATCGCGGCGAGGGTGAACATCGCGCCGGCGAGCCAGATGGCCTGGTTCTGCTGGTCGGCGTACGCGTTCCAGCCGAGGATCATGCTGCCGATGAACAGGCCGATGAACACGAGCTCGACGAGCGTGAGGAGGCCGATCATGACGGCGGCGTAGAGCGGCTCCGGCGCGGGATCGTACCGCACCACGTCACCCGGCTCGTTTCCCTTCGCCATGTGGTCAACCCCTGAGCGCGTCGAGCAGACCCTGTGTCACGACGATGTACGCGACGAGGGCGACGAACAGCACGATGATGAACAGGCTCGCGAACTCGTTGCGGAGCGACCTCGCCTCGACGAAGGTCGGGTCGTCGGACCCGGCGGCCGCGGGCGAGGCCCGGTCGCGGTGGTCCGTCGTGTGCGAGCTCTCGTTGTACTTGAAGAGGAAGAACGTCGCGGCGTAGAGGATGAAGAGCGCCGCGAAGGCGATGACGCCGACCCAGTACGCGAGGAAGTGGACGCCCTCGGCGACGATGCCCGTGTGGGCCCCGCCACCGCCGCCCGCGCCGCCGCCGAACTCGCCGACGGAGATGGAGCCCTTCATCGTCTCGGGGTGCACGTCGCAGACGAAGCGGACGACGCCGCTCGCCGGCATCTGGAACGTCAGGGAGACGGAGCCCGAATCCTGGTCGATGATGGGGGTCGCGGGCGTCGTGTCCGCGCCCTCCGTGACGTGGATGTTGTGCGGGGCCGTCGCGCCCGTCGAGTTGTAGATGAGCGTCACGCGGCTGCCCGCGGGGAAGCTCATCTTTTCGGGCGCCCACAGGAAGTCGCCGTGGTCGACCTTCTCGCGCAGGGTGACCGCGTAGTCCGCGGCCGGACCCGTGTCGCCCGTCGACTGGTTCGTCTGGTTGTCCTGCGCCGCGGCAAGCGGCATGGCCGCGACGAGGGCGACGAGCAGGAGCGTCGCCGAAAACGAGGGCCGGACCATCGGCTTCACGGGGGGGAAGAATACAAAGGGTGTAATGAACCATTCGACGGAGAAGTATCGACCCTCCGCCGCGCGCGACCGAGGCCACGGCGAGAGGCGATTTTCCCGCCGGTCGCCGAACCAGGGCGCATGGACGTCCTCGGTCGCGGACGGCGCGGCGCCTCGTCCCTCGTGCGCGCGCTCGCGCCCACGAGCAAGGAGGCGTGGGTCCGGCTCCGGCTCCTGGGTTGGAGCCTCATCGGTCTCTGGCAGGTGCTCGGCCTGCTTTCCGAGTTCATGCCGCTCGACCTCGAGGCCAAGGCCGTCCGCATCGCCGGCCGCGTCCTCGGTCTGCTCGGTCTCTTCTTTGTCGCCTACGGCTTCGAGCGCATCGTCCACAAGGCCGAGCGCGCGGCGGCCCACCGGGAGAAGGTCTGAGTTATGGCCTGGACGGGCCTCGCGGTCGATTTCCTCGAGTCCGGCGCCCTTCTCCTCGAGGTTGCCGCCGCGGTCATCATCCTCGCGGGCGGGGCCGTCGCGCTCGGCCGATGGGCCGTGCGCCGCGGACCCTTCGACGGCCCGTCCCACGCCCGCCACAACTTCGCCCGCAGTCTCCTCCTCGCGCTCGATTTCACGATCGGAAGCGACGTCCTGAGCCTCGCCGCGGCCCCGGACCTCGACCGCGTCCTCGCCGTGGGCGCAGTCGCCCTCGTCCGCATCGCGTTGACCCTCATCCTCGAATACGAGGAGAGCCGCATCGAGCGCCGCGGCGACTGAGCGGCCGTCGGGGCGACCTCAGCACCGTTCGTTTGGACCTTCCACGATCCATCGTGCGACCGTGGGCGGATCGTCCGCGAACGTCGCGTTCACGACGCGGGCGGCGTCGCGGGCCGCGTCGACCGCGGGGTTGCCGCCGAGAAGG encodes the following:
- a CDS encoding DUF1622 domain-containing protein → MAWTGLAVDFLESGALLLEVAAAVIILAGGAVALGRWAVRRGPFDGPSHARHNFARSLLLALDFTIGSDVLSLAAAPDLDRVLAVGAVALVRIALTLILEYEESRIERRGD
- a CDS encoding plastocyanin/azurin family copper-binding protein, whose protein sequence is MVRPSFSATLLLVALVAAMPLAAAQDNQTNQSTGDTGPAADYAVTLREKVDHGDFLWAPEKMSFPAGSRVTLIYNSTGATAPHNIHVTEGADTTPATPIIDQDSGSVSLTFQMPASGVVRFVCDVHPETMKGSISVGEFGGGAGGGGGAHTGIVAEGVHFLAYWVGVIAFAALFILYAATFFLFKYNESSHTTDHRDRASPAAAGSDDPTFVEARSLRNEFASLFIIVLFVALVAYIVVTQGLLDALRG